AGATTGCCCTCGACGCCGGTGCACAGCGAGGCGCACGTTGAGGACCGACTGTTCAGCGCCGCAACCGACACTGGCCATGCGATAGTGGATATCGAAGCCGAGGCGATTCGACTGGTACGCGCTCGCGAGTATGCCGCGGCGGTGGAGCGCTTGCAGAACGCGCTGCGGCGCCAACCCGATACCCCGGCCCTCACACAGGACCTGCAGACGGTGTTGTTCGACTGGGGCGTGACCGAGCTGACGGGCAACGATCTGGAGCAGGCCGCGGCGCACCTGCAACAGGCGGCGGCGCTGGGCGACCGCGCAGAGGTGCTCGCCGCCCTCGGCATTACCTACGTGCGCGAAGGCGACTACGACCGCGCGACGCGGCCGCTGGAAGCCGCGGTGCGTCTGAACCCGACTGACCCGAACGCCTTGCTGGCGCTGTCCCAGGTTTGCCTGGCGAAGAACAAGCGTCCCGCCGCGCTCGAGCTGCTGGATCGGGCTAAGGACGCCGGCGCCCGTGGGTCCGAGCTGGACACGCTGGTGAGGCAGCTCAGCCGCGAGGTCGACGCCGAGTGGGACTTCGTGCAGGAGAACAGTCGTCATTTCCGGATCAGCTTCGCTGACAACGGCGATCGCAGCGCGGTCCGCCAGGTGCTCGATGCCCTTGAGGATGCATACGATCTCGTCGGCACGAAGCTCGGACGCTTTCCAGACGAGCCGACGGCGGTCGTGCTCTACACCCAGCAGGACTTTCACGCCGTAACCCAGACGCCGGACTGGGCAGGGGCCGCCTACGACGGCCGCATCAAGCTGCCGGTGCGCGGCTTGAGCGAGAACGATCCCGCTTTAGCACGCATCGTGCGGCACGAATACGCACATAGTCTGGTCGCCCGCCTCAGCAAGGGGCACTGCCCGGTGTGGCTGAACGAGGGGCTTGCCGTCTGGGCTGAAGAGGAGCACGACGGAGACCCCGAGGGCTGGGCCAAGAACACTATCGCCGGGCGGGAGCTGTTCTCCTTGGACCAGCTGAGCGCTTCGTTCGCCGGGCTCTCCAAGGATCGCGTCGAGGTAGCTTACGCGGAGAGTTACCTCGCCGTGCGGATGTTGATCGATCGCTATAGTGCCCGCAAGCTCGCGGCGCTGCTCGAAGCGTTCGGCACGCACAATCGCAGCGACGCGTTTGCTGCGGTCTATCCGGGCGACCTGTCAGACTTCCAGCAGCGGTTCTTGCAGCAACTGACGGGGTAACTTCGCAGCGGTGGGCTTCCTGGCCTGATTATTCTCGGATCGGGACGAGTTCCTTGTTGGCGGCATATCACCCGAAAGCCGACGAACGCATCGAGGAAGCGTTCAACTTGTGCGTGATCCACCGCCGGCAGGTCGCCGTCGATGTCGGCCGGCGACACGTGCGCGAACACGTCGGTGATGTGCTGCTCGCGCAGCAAGCTGGCCAAGCGCCGGATGTTCGCCGGATCGCGGAAGTCAGGAATGTGATCCTGTGCCTCGCCAATATTCCGTCCGCAGCGCCGCTAACCGAGAATCGGTGGGAGCGATGAACTCGCAACCAAGCTCCACGGCCACACTGCTCGTGATCCTCGGACGACGCGGGGAGCAATTCACCACTTGGAGAGGATGCGGTCGCATCTGTTCTGTTGAAACAATTAGGTTGGGAGAGGCCCATGAGAACGAAAGAGAAGCTAAGTGGGAAAGCGATTATGGACTTGGTGCGCGGATTCCAGCCGTCATGCGTCGTGATCGCCGGAGCGGAACTGGACGTCTTCACCATCCTGCACGCCAAGCCGATGACCGCAGCGCAGTTGGCCAGACGGATCAAGGGGGACCTTCGGGCCACAATCGTTCTGTTGGATGCGCTCGCCGCCATCAGACTGCTGGAAAAAAGTTCCGGCCGCAGACCCGTCTACCGCGTCCTGCCGGCAGTGGCCGAGGTGCTCACAGAGACCGGAGCGCAAAGCATGCTGGGCATGGCCCGTCACCTCGGCAACTGCCTCCGCAGTTGGGGACAATTGGCCAGTGTCGTGCTGCGCGGTAAGCCTGCCACGCGCCGCCCGAGCGTCCGGGGCGCCGGGGGCGACCTGGTCTCATTCATCCGGGCAATGCACGAGATATCCGAGCCCATGGCCCTGCCGCTCATCAGCAGCCTTGGACCTCTGAAGTTCCGGCACCTGCTGGACCTGGGCGGAGCCTCCGGCACGTGGACGATCCCCTTCCTTCGGCTCAACCCTGAAGCCTGTGCGACCATCTTCGACCAGCCCGATGTCATCCCGATGGCGAGGCGCATAATGAAGAAGGTCGGTCTGGCCAGCCGGGTGCGGCTGGTCCCGGGCAGTTATTATAGCGACGCGCTGCCGAGCGGAGCCGACCTGGCTTGGGTGAGCGCCATAGTCCATCAGAACTCGCGAGCGCAGAACCGGGCGATGTTCGCGAAGGTGTATTCCTCCCTGGCACCCGGTGGACGGATCCTGATTCGCGACATTGTCATGGACCCATCCCGCACGCGCCCTGCGGGTGGCGCCCTGTTCGCAGTCAACATGCTGGTCGCCACAGCCGGAGGCGGCACGTTCACGTTCGACGAACTTCATGAAGACCTGTCATCCGCGGGTTTTGTGAAGGTCAAGTATCTCCGCCGCGGGGAATGGATGGACTCCGTCGTGTGTGCCACCAAACCCTGACCTTGCCGCCTGCGGCCGGGGCCACACCGGAAGGTAGAGGGGGTGTGCCTCGCCAAAATCCCATCTGGGCCTTCAAGCGGCGTCCCCGTCCCTCGGAGCGGCCATGCAGGGACCACCGTCGAGGTGCGGCCCCGAAGAGCTTGCCAGCGCCCCGAACCACCGGCTAGCAGCCCGCTGCCAGTACCCTGCCGCGAACCGCGAACGCTTGCCCAGAATCGGCTGAATTCTTTCCACCATTAGGCAGCTTGGGAGCGTTGGTCACGGACTGGACTTCCGGCGCAGACTGAGCGCTCATGGACCCCGACGGAGGTCTCCATGCTACAGGCAAAATCGCCAGGTCGGACTCTCACGCCACGCAGCGGTGGTGGCGATCTGGCACGGGATGTCGCGGGCCTGTCCGCGCTCGACCCGACCGCCCTGAAGCAGTTGTGGGTCACCCTCTGCGGCGCGGCACCCCCACCAGGGCTGAACCGTCCCGTACTCATCCGGGCGCTCGCCTACCGCCTGCAGGAGCGCGCGCTGGGCGGCCTCAGACCCGCCACCCGCCGGTTCTTACTCCAGCTCTCCGATGACGCCGAAGCCGGACGCCCGGCGCGCCCCTCTGGCTCGGTCACGCCGGGCACCGTGCTCGTGCGCGAGTGGCACGGCACCAGCCACCGGGTCACCGTCCTGGAGACGGCCTGTGCGTGGCGCGGGAAGCGGTATCGCTCGCTCTCGGAGGTCGCCCGCGCCATTACCGGGACGCGCTGGTCGGGGCCCCGCTTCTTCGGCCTCGGGCGCACGCGGGACAGGAGGGCCGCCAATGGACCGCCCCCAGCCTAAGCTGCGGCGCTGCGCCATCTACACCCGCAAGTCCTCCGAGGAGGGCTTGGAGCAGGACTTCAATTCGCTGCACGCGCAGCGCGAGGCGTGCGAGGCCTTCATTCGCAGCCAGGCGGGCGAAGGATGGCGGCTCGTCCCGACAGCGTACGATGACGGCGGCTTTTCGGGCGGCACGATGGAACGGCCCGCGCTCCAGCAGCTACTCGCGGATATCCGCGAGCGCCTCGTCGACGTGATTGTGGTCTACAAAGTCGATCGGCTGACGCGCGCTTTGGCCGACTTCGCCAAGATGGTCGACGTCTTCGATGCGCGCGGCGTCTCCTTTGTCGCCGTCACCCAGCAGTTCAACACCACGACCTCCATGGGACGGCTTACCCTCAACGTGCTGCTCTCGTTCGCGCAGTTCGAGCGCGAGGTGACGGGCGAGCGCATCCGGGACAAGATCGCGGCCTCCAAGCGCAAAGGGATGTGGATGGGCGGGGTCCCGCCGCTCGGCTATGACCTGCGGGAGCGCCGGCTGGTGGTGAATCTAGAGGAGGCCGAGACGGTACGAGCCATCTTCCGCCGCTACCTGAAGCTCGGCTGCGTGCGGCGGCTCCAGACCGATCTCGCTCGGCGCGGCATCGTGTCCAAGGTCCGCATTGCCCGCACCGGCATCCGCTCGGGCGGGAAGCCCTTCTCGCGCGGGGCGCTGTACGTACTCCTGGCGAACCCCACCTACATCGGCGAGATCCGCCACAAGCACGACCGCTATCCGGGACAGCACGAGGCCATTGTGGACCGCACGCTCTGGGAGCGGGTCCACGAGCGGCTGCACGATCAGGCGGCGCGCCAGGGAGGCCAACGTCCGCACCAGGTCCCACCCAGTCCACTAGCTGGCAAGGTGTTCGATGAGCGGGGTGAGCCGCTGTATGTGCAGGGGACGGCCAAGGGTGCGCGCCACTACCGGTACTACGTCTCGCGCGAACTGGTCCACGGCTCGAAGGAGCACCCTGAACGCGGGTGGCGCGTCCCGGCACAAGAGCTAGAGCGTGCGGTACGCGCCGTGGCGGAGCAGCTGCTCGCCGACCGCTCGGCCCTCGCGGAAGCGGCCGAGGCCGCGGGCCTCGACGCCAGCCGCCTGCCGGCGATTTTCACGGCCGCCCAGGGGTGGAGGGATCGCCTGCGTGTGGTAACCGACGCCGCGCCGGTGCTGGGGCAGCTGACTGATCGCGTCGACCTCACGGCGGACGGTCTGCGGGTGTCGCTCACTATGCCGCTTCCCAGCGGCGACGAGTGCACCACCGCGCTCGCGCATGGACTCGTGCTCACGCGATGCGTTCCGCTGCAGATCCGACGGCGTGGGATCGAGATGCGGCTGGTGCTGGACGCCAGCGCGCCGCCCTCGCGCGTCGACGGTGCGCTGCTCAAGACGGTCGCCCGCGCCTATCGCTGGGCAGACGACCTGCTCTCGGGCCGTGCGCCGTCGGTGGGCGACATCGCCCGGCGGGAGCGGGTCAGCGACCGCTACGTG
The nucleotide sequence above comes from Candidatus Binatia bacterium. Encoded proteins:
- a CDS encoding peptidase MA family metallohydrolase codes for the protein RLPSTPVHSEAHVEDRLFSAATDTGHAIVDIEAEAIRLVRAREYAAAVERLQNALRRQPDTPALTQDLQTVLFDWGVTELTGNDLEQAAAHLQQAAALGDRAEVLAALGITYVREGDYDRATRPLEAAVRLNPTDPNALLALSQVCLAKNKRPAALELLDRAKDAGARGSELDTLVRQLSREVDAEWDFVQENSRHFRISFADNGDRSAVRQVLDALEDAYDLVGTKLGRFPDEPTAVVLYTQQDFHAVTQTPDWAGAAYDGRIKLPVRGLSENDPALARIVRHEYAHSLVARLSKGHCPVWLNEGLAVWAEEEHDGDPEGWAKNTIAGRELFSLDQLSASFAGLSKDRVEVAYAESYLAVRMLIDRYSARKLAALLEAFGTHNRSDAFAAVYPGDLSDFQQRFLQQLTG
- a CDS encoding methyltransferase is translated as MRTKEKLSGKAIMDLVRGFQPSCVVIAGAELDVFTILHAKPMTAAQLARRIKGDLRATIVLLDALAAIRLLEKSSGRRPVYRVLPAVAEVLTETGAQSMLGMARHLGNCLRSWGQLASVVLRGKPATRRPSVRGAGGDLVSFIRAMHEISEPMALPLISSLGPLKFRHLLDLGGASGTWTIPFLRLNPEACATIFDQPDVIPMARRIMKKVGLASRVRLVPGSYYSDALPSGADLAWVSAIVHQNSRAQNRAMFAKVYSSLAPGGRILIRDIVMDPSRTRPAGGALFAVNMLVATAGGGTFTFDELHEDLSSAGFVKVKYLRRGEWMDSVVCATKP
- a CDS encoding DUF2924 domain-containing protein; amino-acid sequence: MLQAKSPGRTLTPRSGGGDLARDVAGLSALDPTALKQLWVTLCGAAPPPGLNRPVLIRALAYRLQERALGGLRPATRRFLLQLSDDAEAGRPARPSGSVTPGTVLVREWHGTSHRVTVLETACAWRGKRYRSLSEVARAITGTRWSGPRFFGLGRTRDRRAANGPPPA
- a CDS encoding recombinase family protein, which translates into the protein MDRPQPKLRRCAIYTRKSSEEGLEQDFNSLHAQREACEAFIRSQAGEGWRLVPTAYDDGGFSGGTMERPALQQLLADIRERLVDVIVVYKVDRLTRALADFAKMVDVFDARGVSFVAVTQQFNTTTSMGRLTLNVLLSFAQFEREVTGERIRDKIAASKRKGMWMGGVPPLGYDLRERRLVVNLEEAETVRAIFRRYLKLGCVRRLQTDLARRGIVSKVRIARTGIRSGGKPFSRGALYVLLANPTYIGEIRHKHDRYPGQHEAIVDRTLWERVHERLHDQAARQGGQRPHQVPPSPLAGKVFDERGEPLYVQGTAKGARHYRYYVSRELVHGSKEHPERGWRVPAQELERAVRAVAEQLLADRSALAEAAEAAGLDASRLPAIFTAAQGWRDRLRVVTDAAPVLGQLTDRVDLTADGLRVSLTMPLPSGDECTTALAHGLVLTRCVPLQIRRRGIEMRLVLDASAPPSRVDGALLKTVARAYRWADDLLSGRAPSVGDIARRERVSDRYVWRLIRVGFLAPTIVEAIVDGRQPEDLTASALTQRLDLPALWQAQEQALGLA